One window of Hydrogenimonas thermophila genomic DNA carries:
- the recQ gene encoding DNA helicase RecQ gives MQKLLKDVFGFDSFRPIQKEAINRILKREDVLVVLPTGGGKSLIYQLPSLMMDGTTIVISPLIALMQDQVTSLRLNGINAQMLSSSQTNEQNSLVLNSLLNGELKFLYVAPERFNDFFIATLQRVKINFIVIDEAHCVSEWGHEFRDDYRRLKYLKEWFRGVNIAAFTATATKETENDILETLKIDKRALLRVPTKRDNLIIRCQKRVGDAKDQIVSFLNIHKDECGIIYCFTRKETEKLSEYLNSKGFNSASYHAGLTPDVRDEIFDDFKNERVKIIVATIAFGMGIDKSNIRFVLHTSLPKTIESYFQEIGRAGRDDLKSDTLLLYSKSDEISKRTLIDDLPETKYKENMYKKLESMYRFAVSSKCRHKMIAEYFGDEVETCESRCDNCIDEDRELIDITIESQKFLSAILRAGEKFGFTYIVDVLRGSNRKKILELGHNKLSVYGIGADLSKKQWGVVFDKLLDIEAIVQDEFKVLKITNIGKQILKKELSVTILKDDFEEKKSFEGYDSSETKDENFEKFRELRNLLAKVDGVPAYIIFSDKTLLEISKKLPQIEDEFLKISGVGAVKFEKYGKEFLELSKEIKSSMPKELSATYMQTLKLIDEKRGIEDIAVIRELRIQTILGHVNKLFENGYIDEAKKEELLEPLRKNFPKDFKDWIEKRMEKNSLDEIIENIHFYRWLYG, from the coding sequence ATGCAAAAGTTACTAAAAGATGTATTTGGTTTTGATAGTTTCAGACCGATTCAAAAAGAGGCTATTAATAGAATTTTAAAAAGAGAAGATGTTCTGGTAGTCCTGCCGACAGGTGGCGGGAAATCTTTGATCTATCAATTGCCAAGCCTTATGATGGATGGTACAACCATTGTAATCTCTCCACTTATTGCACTAATGCAAGATCAAGTTACTTCACTTAGATTAAATGGCATAAATGCCCAGATGTTAAGCTCTTCGCAAACAAATGAACAAAACAGTTTAGTTTTAAACTCTCTTTTAAATGGAGAGTTGAAATTTTTATATGTCGCTCCTGAAAGATTTAATGATTTTTTTATAGCAACTTTACAAAGAGTTAAAATAAACTTCATTGTCATAGATGAAGCTCACTGTGTCAGTGAGTGGGGACATGAGTTTAGAGATGACTACAGAAGATTAAAATATTTAAAAGAGTGGTTTAGAGGTGTAAACATTGCCGCTTTTACTGCAACTGCTACAAAAGAGACTGAAAATGACATTTTAGAGACTTTGAAAATTGACAAAAGAGCACTGCTTAGAGTTCCTACAAAAAGGGATAATCTAATAATCAGATGTCAAAAAAGAGTAGGAGATGCAAAAGATCAGATAGTTTCATTTTTAAATATTCACAAAGATGAGTGTGGCATCATCTACTGTTTTACGAGAAAAGAGACGGAAAAGTTATCTGAATATCTAAATAGTAAAGGTTTTAATAGTGCATCTTATCACGCGGGGCTTACACCTGATGTAAGAGATGAAATTTTTGATGATTTTAAAAATGAAAGAGTAAAGATCATAGTTGCTACCATAGCATTTGGAATGGGTATAGATAAAAGCAATATAAGATTTGTTTTACATACAAGCTTACCAAAAACGATAGAGAGTTATTTTCAAGAGATTGGAAGGGCAGGTAGAGATGATTTAAAGAGCGATACTTTGCTTCTCTACTCAAAATCAGATGAGATAAGCAAACGAACACTCATAGATGATTTGCCTGAAACTAAGTATAAAGAGAATATGTATAAAAAGCTTGAATCTATGTATAGGTTTGCAGTCTCTTCAAAGTGTAGGCACAAGATGATAGCTGAATATTTTGGAGATGAAGTAGAGACTTGTGAAAGCAGATGCGATAACTGTATAGATGAAGATAGAGAGTTAATAGACATAACCATAGAGTCGCAGAAATTTTTATCTGCAATATTAAGAGCTGGTGAAAAGTTTGGTTTTACCTATATTGTAGATGTTTTGAGAGGATCAAATAGAAAAAAGATTTTAGAGCTTGGTCATAATAAACTTTCTGTTTATGGAATTGGTGCAGATCTGTCAAAGAAGCAGTGGGGTGTTGTTTTCGATAAGCTTTTAGACATAGAGGCAATAGTTCAAGATGAGTTTAAAGTATTGAAAATTACAAATATAGGCAAACAGATCTTAAAAAAAGAGTTAAGCGTAACAATATTAAAAGATGATTTTGAAGAGAAAAAGAGTTTTGAAGGGTATGATAGCAGCGAGACAAAAGATGAGAATTTTGAAAAATTTAGAGAGCTTAGAAATCTTTTGGCAAAAGTTGATGGTGTTCCAGCCTACATAATCTTTAGTGATAAAACTCTACTTGAAATATCAAAAAAATTACCTCAAATAGAAGATGAGTTTTTAAAAATTTCAGGTGTTGGGGCTGTAAAGTTTGAAAAATATGGAAAAGAGTTTTTAGAGCTTAGCAAAGAGATTAAAAGCAGTATGCCAAAAGAGTTAAGTGCTACTTATATGCAGACTTTAAAGCTTATAGATGAAAAAAGAGGTATTGAAGATATTGCCGTCATAAGGGAGTTAAGAATTCAAACTATTTTAGGTCATGTTAATAAACTTTTTGAAAACGGTTACATAGATGAAGCAAAAAAAGAGGAGTTGCTTGAGCCTTTGAGAAAAAATTTTCCAAAAGATTTTAAAGATTGGATTGAAAAGAGAATGGAAAAGAACAGTTTAGATGAGATTATTGAAAATATTCATTTTTATAGATGGCTTTATGGTTGA
- a CDS encoding type II toxin-antitoxin system RelE/ParE family toxin gives MKINRSRRYTNNLFKILEYIAKDKISASENFKNELDQLIDNLPNFPFKYRKSKYFNNKNIRDMIYKGYTIVYRVNLPKNRIDIINIFNKNKPPLKNNNKT, from the coding sequence ATGAAAATTAATCGTTCAAGAAGATATACAAATAATCTTTTTAAAATTTTAGAATATATTGCAAAAGATAAAATCAGTGCAAGTGAAAACTTTAAAAATGAACTCGATCAACTAATAGATAACCTACCAAACTTTCCATTTAAATACAGAAAATCAAAATATTTTAATAACAAAAATATTAGAGATATGATTTACAAAGGTTATACTATAGTTTATAGAGTTAATTTACCAAAAAATAGAATCGATATAATTAACATATTTAATAAAAATAAACCACCACTTAAAAATAATAACAAAACATAA